One segment of Desulfovibrio inopinatus DSM 10711 DNA contains the following:
- the glyQ gene encoding glycine--tRNA ligase subunit alpha, whose product MHFQNVILTLQEYWTKQGCILVQPYDIEVGAGTFNPSTFFRVIGPEPWNVCYVEPSRRPTDGRYGDNPNRLQHFYQFQVILKPSPDNVQDMYLQSLEALGISPAEHDIRFVEDDWESPTLGAWGLGWEVWLDGMEVTQFTYFQQTGGIDLTPVSVEITYGLERISMYLQQKESVYDLMWNDTVTYGHVYHQAEVEHSKYNFDESDPEMLLGFFNSYEAECKRLCEAGLPWPAYDYCLKCSHTFNLLEARGAISITERTGYITRVRNLASALARLYAVQRRELEFPMLDREQAALLLQD is encoded by the coding sequence ATGCATTTCCAAAACGTTATTTTGACCTTGCAGGAGTACTGGACCAAGCAAGGTTGTATTCTTGTCCAGCCATACGACATCGAAGTTGGGGCAGGTACATTCAATCCATCCACGTTCTTTCGCGTCATCGGTCCCGAGCCTTGGAATGTGTGCTATGTCGAACCGTCACGGCGGCCAACGGATGGTCGATACGGGGATAACCCCAACCGACTGCAGCATTTTTATCAATTTCAAGTGATTCTCAAACCTTCACCGGATAATGTTCAGGATATGTATTTACAAAGCCTGGAAGCGCTTGGCATCAGCCCGGCAGAGCATGATATCCGATTTGTCGAAGATGACTGGGAGTCGCCCACGCTTGGCGCTTGGGGACTTGGTTGGGAAGTCTGGTTGGATGGCATGGAAGTCACGCAGTTTACGTATTTTCAGCAAACCGGTGGTATTGACCTCACGCCGGTCAGCGTGGAAATTACATATGGTCTTGAGCGTATCTCCATGTATTTGCAGCAGAAAGAATCCGTATATGACCTGATGTGGAACGATACGGTGACATATGGGCATGTATACCATCAAGCAGAAGTGGAACATTCCAAATACAATTTCGATGAAAGCGATCCCGAGATGTTGCTTGGCTTCTTTAATTCCTATGAAGCTGAATGCAAACGGCTTTGTGAAGCCGGTCTTCCGTGGCCTGCCTATGATTATTGCCTGAAATGCTCGCACACCTTCAACCTGCTTGAAGCGCGTGGCGCGATCTCCATTACGGAGCGCACCGGTTATATCACACGGGTCCGCAATCTGGCCTCGGCGTTGGCGCGACTCTATGCGGTTCAACGCCGTGAGTTGGAGTTTCCCATGCTTGACCGTGAGCAAGCCGCGCTGTTGTTGCAGGATTAA
- the tilS gene encoding tRNA lysidine(34) synthetase TilS translates to MPRDMHANPVHLADLPSRWARFCLGVESFVHKELHTEISGTTLLIPVSGGLDSTVLAHILFALRNHLNLNLHGIHIDHGLRKESGEDAAFAERLCAGLSMPCHIFHTNVARIAQRKGLGLEEAGRYMRYALYRTVAKRIGANWTVLAHHANDLAEDMLMRLLRGTGWPSLGGMPGCDTSRSILRPLLLTSKTTLRQMAEELGLEWREDASNNDPTFLRNRIRHELLPFFLKENPVFLRQVADLWRMARYDEEWFDENGLPLLHADSTNDSSLLIPEDALRKSTKAARLRAYKTVLESIPGSRSRSDLLFNLDNAVVAKHRNKTVQFPGPTQAVVTRQGVRFETKPKRSRRCVEIDTGDDQG, encoded by the coding sequence ATGCCCAGGGATATGCACGCCAATCCTGTACATTTGGCCGATCTCCCCTCACGTTGGGCGCGTTTTTGCCTTGGTGTGGAGTCTTTTGTTCACAAAGAACTCCACACCGAAATTTCGGGCACCACACTGCTTATTCCTGTTTCTGGCGGGCTGGATTCGACGGTTCTGGCCCATATCCTTTTTGCGCTACGCAATCACCTCAATTTAAACCTCCACGGTATACATATCGATCATGGACTCCGGAAAGAATCTGGAGAGGATGCCGCATTTGCCGAACGCCTTTGCGCCGGTCTATCCATGCCCTGTCATATATTTCATACAAATGTCGCCCGCATTGCGCAACGCAAAGGCTTAGGGCTGGAAGAAGCCGGACGATATATGCGATATGCCCTCTATCGAACGGTTGCCAAACGTATTGGTGCAAACTGGACGGTCTTGGCGCATCATGCCAACGATTTGGCAGAAGACATGCTCATGCGATTGCTCCGCGGAACAGGCTGGCCCAGCCTTGGCGGTATGCCTGGTTGCGATACATCACGCAGCATTCTCCGGCCACTTTTGCTCACCTCCAAAACAACACTTCGCCAGATGGCCGAAGAGCTTGGTCTTGAGTGGCGTGAAGATGCCTCCAACAATGATCCAACATTCCTGCGGAATCGTATCAGACACGAACTCTTACCGTTCTTTCTCAAAGAAAATCCCGTATTTTTACGACAGGTCGCAGATCTCTGGCGTATGGCTCGCTATGATGAAGAATGGTTTGACGAGAACGGGTTGCCTCTCCTTCATGCTGACTCGACAAACGATTCATCATTACTGATTCCCGAAGACGCTCTTCGCAAGAGCACCAAGGCAGCACGTTTACGAGCCTATAAAACGGTACTGGAATCAATTCCAGGAAGTCGATCACGATCAGATCTACTTTTCAACCTCGATAACGCCGTTGTGGCAAAACATCGCAATAAGACCGTCCAATTTCCCGGCCCAACACAGGCCGTCGTCACCCGGCAAGGCGTCCGTTTCGAAACCAAGCCCAAACGATCGAGACGATGTGTCGAGATTGACACAGGCGACGACCAGGGATAA
- a CDS encoding helix-turn-helix domain-containing protein: MDLLELGTALREERERQELSVKDVADQIKISRHCLEAIEGGRQEELPHPVYAKGFIKNYGRLLGFDQDELNEILSEIFVMETEPIREVSRIDASEASTRIRAGGGSSSNTTLFVAIVLFLVIIAGGVWFLFSRQASQKDLVNMSFLSDIFSSKTASTEPPANSETSSTETSTEQMSQTATPTPIPQQNVMQESSASQSINTPQTLSTDDVANEPPTSMSSKSLTDAGQQAEGTDANAAEKAMALEDGKKWVEVFANQPCWLEAGTDSTNLKEIFLKKGQRFVAKFEGNYIMRVGNAGGVSVTLNGEPYPLTAARGEVKTLHFQ, translated from the coding sequence ATGGATTTGCTGGAATTGGGCACAGCCCTTCGTGAAGAGCGAGAGCGGCAAGAGTTGAGTGTAAAGGACGTAGCCGATCAAATTAAAATTAGCCGTCATTGCCTGGAAGCAATAGAAGGTGGTCGGCAAGAAGAATTGCCTCATCCCGTGTACGCCAAAGGGTTCATCAAAAATTATGGTCGTCTGCTCGGTTTTGACCAGGATGAACTCAATGAAATCTTGTCGGAAATTTTCGTCATGGAGACGGAGCCGATTCGAGAAGTTTCTCGAATCGATGCGTCTGAAGCTTCCACACGCATTCGAGCCGGCGGTGGATCTTCCTCGAATACAACACTTTTTGTTGCAATAGTTCTGTTCCTCGTCATTATTGCGGGAGGCGTGTGGTTTTTGTTTTCGCGGCAGGCGAGTCAGAAAGATCTTGTTAACATGAGCTTTCTCTCAGACATTTTTTCTTCGAAAACGGCATCAACCGAGCCCCCGGCAAATTCGGAGACTTCTTCAACGGAGACATCAACCGAGCAAATGTCCCAGACTGCGACGCCAACGCCGATTCCTCAACAAAACGTCATGCAAGAATCTTCTGCAAGTCAAAGCATCAACACACCGCAAACTCTTTCAACAGATGACGTAGCGAATGAACCTCCGACATCGATGTCATCAAAATCGTTGACTGACGCTGGACAACAGGCTGAAGGCACTGATGCAAATGCAGCCGAGAAGGCGATGGCTCTTGAAGACGGGAAAAAGTGGGTTGAAGTCTTTGCAAATCAGCCATGTTGGCTCGAAGCTGGTACCGACTCCACGAACCTGAAAGAAATATTCTTGAAAAAAGGACAACGTTTTGTCGCCAAGTTCGAAGGCAATTACATCATGCGCGTCGGTAATGCAGGAGGAGTCTCGGTGACTCTGAATGGAGAACCATATCCCCTTACTGCAGCTCGGGGTGAAGTGAAGACCTTGCATTTTCAATAA
- a CDS encoding menaquinone biosynthetic enzyme MqnA/MqnD family protein codes for MKNEPLRIGRIRYLNVWPLFEELKSHPIQSELEFSHGHPEDLNNALLCADIDVSPSSSFLYLKHAEHFQLLPDISISATTGPIQSVLFLSPLDRDELTEYVENGGEVGLTTASASSIALLRVLWRFHWKLPEPKWINIAPGTGVEHGIPCLEIGDIALKIFLEPPDDWHIFDLGTLWHEFTGLPFVFAVWIARVGLSKAKKEQLRHLGRALDEIQQTLPSHLPKLIQGDHQRDWISPEALLEYFDNVGYDLSDEKRASLILFGEYCRQLGLIDAVPGLSWVFEKYHDMPETEDAKKQSSSATAS; via the coding sequence ATGAAAAATGAACCTCTGCGCATTGGTCGCATTCGCTATCTCAATGTCTGGCCTTTATTTGAAGAACTCAAATCGCACCCAATTCAAAGCGAACTTGAATTCAGCCATGGTCATCCCGAAGATCTTAACAACGCGCTCTTATGCGCAGACATCGATGTCTCTCCATCGTCTTCATTCCTCTACCTCAAACATGCCGAACACTTTCAACTCTTACCCGACATCAGTATCAGTGCGACAACAGGCCCTATTCAGAGCGTCCTGTTCCTTTCGCCACTGGATCGCGATGAATTGACCGAATATGTAGAAAACGGAGGTGAGGTCGGGTTAACAACCGCCTCCGCAAGCTCCATCGCATTATTGCGCGTTCTTTGGCGCTTTCATTGGAAGCTTCCAGAGCCTAAATGGATCAATATCGCTCCTGGCACCGGTGTGGAGCATGGTATTCCATGTCTTGAGATTGGCGATATCGCCTTGAAAATCTTTCTTGAGCCTCCAGACGATTGGCATATCTTTGACCTTGGCACGCTATGGCATGAATTCACAGGCCTACCGTTTGTTTTTGCCGTCTGGATTGCGCGTGTCGGTTTGTCAAAAGCCAAGAAAGAGCAGCTTCGCCATTTAGGTAGGGCGCTTGATGAAATACAGCAAACACTCCCGAGTCACCTGCCGAAGCTGATTCAAGGAGATCATCAGCGCGACTGGATTTCCCCAGAAGCGTTACTCGAATACTTTGACAACGTCGGTTATGATTTAAGCGACGAAAAACGAGCCAGCTTAATTTTATTTGGAGAGTATTGCCGTCAACTCGGCTTAATTGATGCCGTTCCCGGCTTGTCGTGGGTCTTTGAGAAATATCACGATATGCCTGAAACCGAAGACGCGAAAAAACAGTCTTCCTCGGCAACCGCTTCGTAG
- the rpsT gene encoding 30S ribosomal protein S20, which translates to MANHKSALKRHRQNLTANARNRMMRTRIKNAVKKVRTAIDENNSEAATEAFKAASSILDKAAGKKVIHWKTAARKVSRLNDAVRKIEA; encoded by the coding sequence TTGGCGAACCATAAATCCGCCCTCAAACGTCATCGTCAGAACCTGACGGCTAATGCTCGTAATCGCATGATGCGTACCCGTATTAAAAATGCCGTCAAAAAAGTTCGTACCGCTATTGATGAAAACAACAGCGAAGCCGCTACAGAAGCTTTCAAGGCCGCGTCGTCGATCCTCGACAAAGCTGCCGGCAAGAAAGTCATTCACTGGAAGACGGCTGCTCGCAAGGTTTCCCGTCTGAACGACGCTGTTCGAAAAATCGAAGCCTAA
- the recO gene encoding DNA repair protein RecO, with the protein MESTEQTLILKTGRVKENDLWLKLFSPHRGVFTAFAFGGLRSRRRFCGCLDVFNHVLFTIRSPGNGKYLQLLEGSLINGYPNLRRDPSKLGAAVNCLQFFDAVHIGPEGAQTAFELMTNTLDAINGENQTPAMLPVFFRLKVLLQQGVFPQTTFCCRCNRPHDPAVQGVVQVHTGEGSIVCSDCANDGEKDVINLDPWTLDIIAAVAMSDPPAWSGLIVTEESARELDIIIDRFVGRHLGLNWKDGRFIAS; encoded by the coding sequence ATGGAGTCTACTGAGCAGACGTTGATCCTGAAGACTGGACGAGTCAAAGAGAATGACCTTTGGCTCAAATTATTCTCACCTCACCGCGGTGTATTTACGGCATTTGCGTTTGGAGGATTGCGAAGCCGGCGTCGTTTTTGTGGATGCCTTGATGTCTTCAATCACGTACTTTTCACCATCCGCTCCCCTGGAAATGGAAAATACCTGCAACTCCTTGAAGGTTCTCTTATAAACGGATACCCAAATCTTCGCCGTGATCCCTCCAAATTGGGAGCGGCGGTGAATTGTCTTCAGTTTTTTGATGCGGTCCATATCGGCCCTGAAGGAGCCCAAACTGCATTTGAACTGATGACGAACACGCTGGATGCTATCAATGGGGAGAACCAGACGCCGGCCATGCTCCCCGTGTTTTTTCGGCTAAAAGTTTTACTACAGCAGGGAGTTTTTCCGCAAACAACGTTCTGTTGTCGATGTAACCGCCCACACGATCCAGCTGTACAGGGAGTGGTCCAGGTCCATACTGGAGAAGGAAGCATTGTATGCTCGGACTGCGCCAACGATGGAGAGAAGGACGTTATCAACCTTGATCCTTGGACGCTTGATATTATTGCTGCTGTCGCGATGAGTGATCCACCCGCGTGGAGTGGTTTGATTGTGACGGAAGAGTCGGCCAGGGAACTCGATATTATCATTGATCGGTTTGTCGGTCGTCATCTGGGGCTGAACTGGAAAGATGGTCGATTCATCGCTTCATGA
- a CDS encoding adenylate kinase — MNILIFGPNGSGKGTQGSLVKKKYDLAHIESGAIFREHIGGGTELGKKAKEYINRGDLVPDDITIPMVLETLKSKGANGWLLDGFPRNKVQAEKLWETLQKEGLKLDYVIEILLPREVAKNRIMGRRLCENDPNHPNNIFIDAIKPDGDKCRVCGGALTSRADDQDEGAINKRHDIYYNTEDGTLAAAYFYKDLAAKGETKYIELNGEGTIESIKETLISQLA, encoded by the coding sequence GTGAATATTCTGATCTTTGGCCCCAACGGCAGCGGTAAAGGCACTCAAGGTTCCCTGGTCAAGAAAAAATACGACCTGGCTCACATCGAATCCGGCGCTATTTTCCGCGAACATATCGGCGGTGGCACGGAACTCGGCAAAAAAGCTAAAGAATACATCAATCGTGGCGACCTCGTGCCCGACGATATCACTATCCCCATGGTGCTCGAAACCCTGAAGAGCAAAGGCGCCAACGGCTGGCTCCTCGACGGTTTTCCCCGCAACAAAGTCCAGGCTGAAAAACTGTGGGAAACCTTGCAGAAAGAAGGCCTGAAACTCGACTACGTTATCGAAATTCTTCTGCCTCGCGAAGTGGCTAAAAACCGCATCATGGGCCGTCGCCTCTGTGAAAACGACCCCAACCACCCCAACAACATCTTCATCGACGCCATCAAGCCCGACGGAGATAAATGCCGCGTGTGCGGTGGTGCTCTGACCTCCCGCGCCGACGACCAGGACGAAGGCGCCATCAACAAACGCCACGATATCTACTACAACACCGAAGACGGTACCCTGGCCGCTGCATACTTCTACAAAGATTTGGCCGCCAAAGGCGAAACCAAATACATCGAACTCAATGGTGAAGGCACCATCGAATCGATCAAGGAAACCTTGATTTCTCAGCTTGCGTAA
- the hemA gene encoding glutamyl-tRNA reductase: MRHDIILFGLNHRTADVDIRECYALADPGIFASKLVSESLAIRESLVLSTCNRVECLVVAEQDCEAEDIVLSIWAKHAGKTAEKLRPHLYIHRDLDAVRHIFRVSAGLDSMVLGEPQILGQLKQAYQSSVESSTAKVIVNRLLHKAFFVAKRVRTETGIGASAVSISYAAVELAKRIFGEMKEKRALLIGAGEMAELAATHLIEAGVRDIVVCNRTYSRAEELATRFRGRPAPFDDLLECLGQADIVISSTGAIESIIRAKDMRRVMKQRKYRPMFFIDIAVPRDIDPDVNSLDNVYLYDIDDLKEVVEENIAKRRDEAEKAENIIAEQVGRFDTWLASLDLQPTIVDLLKRGDEIAARELGKTLKRLGPDISDETRQALEVLAYSISHKIFHDPVIFLKRRAAEEEAGERFLDVTRRMFNLDNEKAPEDAHKDRRQNKN, encoded by the coding sequence ATGCGCCATGACATTATCCTTTTCGGTCTAAATCATAGGACCGCCGACGTTGATATCCGGGAATGCTATGCCTTGGCAGATCCGGGTATTTTTGCCTCCAAACTTGTTTCTGAAAGTTTGGCTATTCGTGAGAGCCTTGTATTGTCCACATGCAACCGGGTAGAATGCTTGGTTGTTGCTGAACAGGACTGTGAGGCCGAAGACATCGTGCTCTCAATTTGGGCCAAGCATGCAGGTAAGACCGCTGAAAAATTGCGACCGCATCTCTACATCCATCGAGATCTTGATGCTGTTCGCCATATATTTCGCGTATCGGCCGGACTCGACTCCATGGTGCTTGGCGAACCTCAAATCCTGGGTCAATTGAAACAGGCGTATCAGTCCAGTGTTGAGAGCAGTACGGCCAAGGTCATTGTCAATCGGCTCTTGCATAAAGCTTTTTTTGTCGCCAAACGCGTACGTACCGAAACCGGTATCGGTGCCAGTGCCGTTTCCATCAGCTATGCTGCCGTTGAATTGGCTAAACGCATCTTTGGCGAAATGAAAGAAAAGAGAGCCTTGCTCATCGGCGCAGGTGAAATGGCCGAACTTGCTGCAACCCATCTCATCGAAGCCGGAGTACGAGATATTGTCGTCTGTAACCGGACGTACTCACGGGCCGAAGAACTGGCCACCCGCTTCCGAGGAAGGCCGGCTCCGTTCGATGATTTGCTTGAATGTCTGGGCCAAGCGGATATCGTTATTTCGTCCACTGGTGCAATAGAAAGCATCATTCGGGCCAAAGACATGCGCCGTGTGATGAAACAACGTAAATATCGTCCGATGTTTTTTATCGATATTGCCGTTCCACGAGACATCGACCCTGACGTCAATAGCCTCGACAATGTGTATCTTTATGATATTGATGACTTGAAAGAAGTCGTCGAAGAAAACATTGCCAAGCGCCGTGATGAAGCCGAGAAAGCGGAAAACATCATCGCAGAACAAGTTGGACGATTTGATACGTGGCTTGCATCGCTTGATCTTCAACCGACCATTGTCGATTTACTGAAGCGTGGGGATGAAATTGCAGCTCGAGAATTGGGGAAAACGCTCAAACGACTTGGACCAGACATCAGCGACGAAACTCGTCAGGCCCTTGAAGTTTTGGCCTATTCCATCAGTCATAAAATATTTCATGATCCCGTCATCTTTTTAAAACGCCGCGCCGCCGAAGAAGAGGCTGGCGAACGCTTTCTCGACGTGACCAGGCGCATGTTCAATCTCGACAACGAAAAAGCGCCTGAAGACGCCCACAAGGACCGGCGTCAAAACAAGAACTAA
- the glyS gene encoding glycine--tRNA ligase subunit beta yields the protein MATFLFEIGYEEMPARFLAPLAKDMRTLLAEGLEQTKIEYEDMRVNVTARRLSAEVTGMSEITRQEEEVAMGPPAKIAYDSYGAPTPAATGFAKGQGVVLEDVFVMETKKGDYLAVRKKTGGEPSLSILPSVCMHVLERLSFPKKMRWGSQDATFGRPVRWVVGLLDEKVVDFTFAGVVSGRTTYGHRVMGNGPWEIPTATDYESLITDQGRIVTNAQTRLDTIIQQCQALAGEVDGMPVFNDSLLQEVSGLVEAPMVVRGAFDKKYLEVPREVLLSSMEGHQKSFGIEGKNGELLPYFLTTINLVPKDLELVRKGWERVLKARLEDARFFWEADLSVSLERWLEKLEHVVFLGPLGSMGDKSRRLERLCGMFAKSVNPQLLLDLSQAGRLAKADLVSEMVGEFAELQGIMGSIYTKRKGESEKTATAIGEQYLPEGPDSPVPSSLSGALLAMADKLDTMAGCFGLDMVPTGAADPYALRRAALGVCRILMEHNLHLSLSEIVDNAFAGYEGTSFRLSVEEARDKLLDFISQRLRAYFQGKGYATKVVEAALGGGVDDVPGLAARLAALDEFSQSPDFEQAVLTFKRAANIIRKQGDEAGVELSGVIRPELFAEQAERDLAGALETTGPRFDELWTQSAFSDLFGLLGELRPVVDGFFDNVMVMCDDADIRVNRLNLLLALVSRLGRLADFSALQV from the coding sequence ATGGCAACGTTTTTATTTGAAATTGGCTACGAGGAAATGCCGGCGCGGTTTCTTGCCCCACTGGCAAAAGATATGCGTACGCTTCTGGCCGAAGGACTCGAACAAACTAAAATTGAATACGAAGACATGCGTGTCAACGTTACGGCTCGGCGGCTGTCGGCGGAAGTTACAGGAATGAGCGAGATCACTCGCCAAGAAGAAGAGGTCGCGATGGGACCTCCAGCCAAAATCGCCTATGATTCGTACGGCGCACCGACTCCTGCTGCAACAGGTTTTGCAAAGGGGCAGGGGGTGGTTCTCGAAGATGTTTTTGTCATGGAAACCAAAAAGGGTGATTACCTCGCTGTACGGAAAAAAACAGGCGGAGAGCCGTCTCTGTCTATTTTACCTTCCGTTTGCATGCACGTCTTGGAGCGGTTGAGTTTTCCGAAGAAGATGCGTTGGGGCAGTCAAGATGCCACATTTGGCCGACCTGTACGCTGGGTGGTTGGACTGCTTGATGAAAAGGTCGTTGACTTTACGTTCGCTGGAGTGGTGTCGGGCCGCACGACCTACGGACACCGCGTTATGGGAAATGGTCCTTGGGAGATTCCGACTGCAACGGATTATGAATCCCTGATCACCGACCAAGGTCGGATCGTGACCAATGCCCAGACGCGTCTCGACACAATTATTCAGCAATGTCAGGCGTTGGCTGGCGAAGTGGATGGAATGCCTGTCTTCAATGATTCTCTTCTCCAGGAAGTATCGGGACTGGTGGAAGCGCCAATGGTCGTTCGTGGTGCCTTCGATAAAAAATATCTCGAAGTGCCGCGTGAAGTGCTCTTATCGAGCATGGAAGGCCACCAAAAAAGCTTTGGTATTGAAGGCAAGAACGGCGAACTGCTTCCATATTTCTTGACGACAATCAACCTGGTGCCGAAAGACCTTGAGCTTGTCCGTAAGGGATGGGAGCGTGTCCTGAAAGCACGTCTGGAAGATGCTCGCTTTTTTTGGGAAGCCGACTTGTCCGTTAGTCTTGAACGCTGGCTGGAAAAGCTCGAACATGTTGTGTTTCTTGGACCTCTGGGTAGCATGGGAGATAAATCCCGTCGTTTGGAACGCTTGTGCGGCATGTTTGCCAAGTCTGTCAATCCCCAGCTTTTGCTTGATCTTTCTCAAGCTGGTCGTTTGGCCAAAGCTGACCTTGTCTCTGAAATGGTTGGCGAATTTGCTGAGCTTCAGGGCATCATGGGCAGCATTTACACAAAGCGTAAAGGGGAGAGCGAGAAAACAGCTACAGCCATTGGAGAGCAATATCTCCCAGAAGGGCCGGACAGCCCTGTTCCCTCCAGTCTCTCTGGTGCATTGTTGGCTATGGCCGATAAGCTTGATACGATGGCAGGGTGTTTCGGGTTGGACATGGTTCCGACTGGAGCAGCCGACCCGTATGCTTTACGTCGGGCAGCTCTTGGGGTGTGCCGCATTCTGATGGAACACAATCTTCACCTGTCTTTATCTGAAATCGTGGACAACGCGTTTGCAGGGTACGAAGGCACATCGTTTCGCCTGTCCGTTGAAGAAGCGCGGGACAAATTGCTTGATTTCATAAGTCAGCGTCTCCGGGCCTATTTTCAAGGAAAAGGATACGCCACAAAGGTTGTTGAAGCCGCTTTGGGTGGTGGGGTTGATGATGTCCCCGGATTAGCCGCTCGCTTGGCAGCCCTTGATGAATTCAGTCAAAGTCCTGATTTCGAGCAGGCGGTTTTGACATTCAAGCGTGCCGCCAACATCATTCGCAAGCAGGGTGATGAGGCTGGTGTAGAATTGTCCGGAGTCATCCGTCCGGAACTGTTTGCAGAGCAGGCGGAACGCGATTTGGCGGGAGCTCTTGAAACAACGGGCCCACGCTTTGATGAATTGTGGACACAAAGCGCATTTTCCGATCTTTTCGGATTGCTTGGAGAATTACGACCTGTTGTCGACGGTTTTTTCGACAATGTCATGGTGATGTGCGACGACGCTGATATACGTGTTAATCGCCTGAATTTACTGTTGGCATTGGTTTCTCGATTAGGACGACTGGCCGATTTTTCAGCGTTACAAGTCTAG
- a CDS encoding peptidylprolyl isomerase — protein MTRKCLSILFLIFLVSNVSCFAQDVVDKVVAVVNGEIVTLFEVDQMMDVYLKQAKKKSSDLDAATKHNLRQKILMNLIDDILLRQEAERYGIKVTEKDIRTHIREFQKSKNLTDSQFEVALRQQGLTRQEYEKSLKRELVKKQLLAFQVNRKVVVTDEELASFKETGAPIPTAAATPSNTKAIGLIMVSDAATVNSIAQRIASGSLTFSQAAKQYSSGPGAAQGGHLGNITIGDLAPQLQKALSSVSPGEISEPVQMEGKYILLTYLDSNVTTDAPQLSVDQMANKQLYEMLYKTKLEKRFHEYLEQLRTRAVIKIRLDE, from the coding sequence GTGACGCGAAAATGTCTCTCCATCCTGTTTCTCATATTTCTTGTCTCCAATGTTTCTTGTTTCGCTCAAGACGTTGTGGATAAAGTTGTTGCCGTCGTCAATGGAGAAATTGTTACGTTGTTTGAGGTCGACCAGATGATGGATGTATATCTCAAGCAAGCCAAGAAAAAATCTTCAGATCTTGACGCAGCAACAAAGCACAATTTGCGTCAAAAGATTTTGATGAATCTCATTGATGATATTTTGCTTCGACAAGAAGCGGAACGTTATGGAATAAAAGTTACAGAAAAAGATATTCGTACGCATATCCGCGAGTTTCAAAAAAGCAAGAACCTTACAGATTCGCAATTTGAGGTCGCATTGCGGCAACAAGGTCTGACACGACAAGAATATGAAAAAAGTCTCAAGAGAGAGCTTGTAAAAAAACAATTACTGGCTTTTCAGGTGAATCGCAAAGTTGTGGTAACGGATGAGGAACTTGCATCATTTAAAGAAACGGGTGCTCCAATACCGACTGCCGCAGCGACGCCATCGAATACAAAAGCAATTGGCTTGATTATGGTTTCGGATGCTGCAACCGTTAACTCCATTGCACAACGCATAGCGTCCGGTTCTTTGACGTTCAGCCAAGCTGCCAAACAATATTCTTCCGGCCCCGGTGCTGCTCAAGGTGGACATTTGGGGAATATTACCATTGGTGATCTTGCACCGCAGTTGCAAAAGGCGCTTTCCAGTGTTTCCCCTGGTGAAATATCGGAACCAGTGCAAATGGAAGGAAAATACATCCTTTTGACGTATTTGGATTCAAACGTCACCACCGACGCTCCTCAGTTGTCTGTGGATCAAATGGCAAACAAGCAACTGTATGAAATGCTGTATAAAACAAAATTGGAAAAGCGATTCCACGAGTATTTGGAACAGTTGCGAACACGAGCGGTCATTAAAATTCGTTTAGACGAATAA